From one Enterobacter kobei genomic stretch:
- a CDS encoding 6-phospho-alpha-glucosidase yields the protein MKKFSVVIAGGGSTFTPGIVLMLLANQDRLPLRALKFYDNDGARQEVIAEACKVILREQAPDIEFCYTTDPQTAFSDVDFVMAHIRVGKYPMREKDEKIPLRHGVVGQETCGPGGIAYGMRSIGGVLELVDYMQTYSPHAWMLNYSNPAAIVAEATRRLRPTAKILNICDMPIGIEGRMAQILGLQDRKQMITRYYGLNHFGWWHAIEDLEGNDLMPALRKYVAEHGYIPPANDAHTEASWNDTFAKAKDVQALDPDTLPNTYLKYYLFPDYVVAHANPERTRANEVMDHREKHVFSACRAIIEAGHSAAGELEIDEHASYIVDLAAAIAFNTQQRMLLIVPNNGAIANFDADAMVEIPCLVGKNGPEPLTVGNIPHFQKGLMSQQVAVEKLVVDAWEEGSYLKLWQAITLSKTVPSASVAKAILDDLIAANKDYWPRLS from the coding sequence ATGAAAAAATTCTCGGTCGTCATTGCCGGCGGCGGCAGCACCTTTACCCCCGGCATCGTGTTGATGTTACTCGCCAATCAGGACCGTCTGCCGTTACGGGCACTGAAGTTTTATGACAACGACGGCGCGCGCCAGGAGGTGATTGCTGAAGCCTGTAAAGTTATCCTGCGCGAACAGGCACCGGACATCGAGTTTTGCTATACCACCGATCCGCAAACCGCGTTCAGCGATGTCGATTTTGTGATGGCGCATATCCGCGTGGGTAAATACCCGATGCGTGAAAAAGACGAGAAGATCCCGCTGCGGCACGGCGTGGTCGGCCAGGAAACCTGTGGGCCGGGCGGTATTGCTTACGGGATGCGCTCCATTGGCGGCGTGCTGGAGCTGGTGGATTATATGCAGACGTATTCTCCGCACGCCTGGATGCTGAACTACTCCAATCCGGCAGCGATTGTCGCGGAAGCCACGCGGCGACTGCGCCCGACGGCAAAAATCCTCAACATCTGCGATATGCCGATTGGCATTGAAGGGCGTATGGCGCAGATCCTCGGCCTGCAAGACCGTAAACAGATGATCACCCGCTATTACGGCCTGAACCATTTCGGCTGGTGGCATGCGATAGAGGACCTGGAAGGCAACGATTTAATGCCCGCGCTGCGCAAATATGTGGCTGAACACGGTTATATTCCACCGGCAAATGATGCCCATACGGAAGCGAGCTGGAACGATACGTTTGCGAAGGCGAAGGATGTTCAGGCGCTGGATCCCGATACGCTGCCGAACACCTATCTGAAATATTATCTGTTCCCGGATTATGTGGTGGCACACGCCAACCCTGAGCGCACACGGGCGAACGAGGTGATGGATCACCGTGAGAAGCATGTGTTCAGCGCCTGTCGCGCGATTATAGAGGCCGGGCATTCTGCCGCCGGTGAGCTGGAAATCGATGAACATGCGTCTTATATCGTCGACCTGGCGGCGGCCATCGCCTTTAATACCCAACAGCGCATGCTGCTGATCGTGCCAAACAACGGCGCTATCGCCAATTTTGATGCGGATGCGATGGTGGAGATCCCCTGTCTGGTAGGAAAAAATGGCCCGGAGCCGCTGACGGTCGGCAACATTCCGCACTTCCAGAAAGGGCTGATGAGTCAGCAGGTAGCGGTAGAAAAACTGGTGGTCGATGCCTGGGAGGAGGGGTCATACCTGAAACTGTGGCAGGCCATCACTCTGTCGAAAACCGTGCCGAGCGCCTCTGTCGCCAAAGCGATCCTCGATGACTTAATTGCCGCCAATAAAGACTACTGGCCGCGATTAAGTTAA
- the dsdA gene encoding D-serine ammonia-lyase: protein MTPAELTARFPLVASLINLQETCWFNPNTTSLAEGLPWVGLTADDIAAAHARLARFAPWLAEAFPETAASQGMIESELVAIPAMQQRLHKEYGAAINGTLWLKKDSHLPISGSIKARGGIFEVLTHAEKLAFAAGLLTPEDDYRRLLTPACKDFFSRYSIAVGSTGNLGLSIGIISARLGFKVTVHMSADAREWKKATLRRHGVNVVEYDQDYGVAVEQGRKTAESDANCFFIDDENSRTLFLGYAVAGERLKAQFVARGLRVDADHPLFVYLPCGVGGGPGGVAFGLKMAFGDHVHCLFAEPTHSPCMLLGVYTGLHDGIAVQDLGIDNLTAADGLAVGRASGFVGRAMERLLDGFYTLDDQSLYDMLGWLAQEENIRLEPSALAGMAGPQHVCGSAAYQQMHGFSAAQLQNAIHLVWATGGGMVPETEMAQYLAKGR, encoded by the coding sequence ATGACACCTGCCGAACTGACCGCCCGCTTTCCTCTCGTCGCCTCGCTGATCAATTTGCAGGAGACGTGCTGGTTTAACCCAAATACCACGTCACTGGCCGAGGGCCTGCCCTGGGTAGGCCTCACCGCCGACGATATCGCTGCTGCCCACGCGAGGCTGGCGCGCTTTGCGCCCTGGCTGGCCGAGGCCTTTCCGGAAACTGCCGCCAGTCAGGGGATGATTGAGTCTGAACTGGTGGCGATCCCCGCTATGCAGCAACGGCTGCATAAAGAATACGGTGCAGCCATTAACGGCACGCTGTGGCTGAAAAAAGACAGCCATCTGCCCATTTCCGGCTCCATCAAGGCGCGCGGGGGCATCTTTGAAGTGCTGACCCATGCCGAGAAACTGGCGTTTGCCGCCGGGCTGCTGACGCCGGAAGATGACTATCGTCGCCTGCTCACGCCAGCGTGTAAGGACTTTTTCTCCCGCTACAGCATTGCCGTAGGTTCGACGGGGAATCTCGGCTTATCCATCGGCATTATCAGCGCGCGCCTCGGTTTTAAGGTGACGGTGCATATGTCTGCCGATGCCCGGGAATGGAAAAAAGCCACGCTGCGGCGTCATGGCGTCAATGTGGTGGAATACGATCAGGATTACGGCGTGGCGGTAGAGCAGGGGCGCAAGACGGCGGAGTCGGACGCCAACTGCTTTTTTATCGACGATGAAAACTCACGCACTCTGTTTCTGGGATACGCGGTGGCCGGGGAACGGCTGAAAGCGCAGTTTGTAGCGCGCGGACTGCGGGTGGATGCGGATCATCCGTTATTCGTTTACCTGCCTTGCGGCGTGGGTGGCGGGCCGGGCGGCGTGGCATTCGGCCTGAAAATGGCCTTTGGCGATCACGTTCACTGTCTGTTTGCGGAGCCGACTCACTCACCCTGCATGCTGCTCGGCGTCTATACCGGGCTGCATGACGGTATTGCGGTGCAGGATCTGGGGATCGATAACCTTACCGCTGCCGATGGTCTGGCAGTGGGACGCGCGTCCGGCTTCGTGGGCCGCGCCATGGAAAGGCTGCTCGACGGGTTTTACACCCTGGACGATCAAAGCCTGTACGACATGCTCGGCTGGCTGGCGCAGGAGGAAAATATTCGTCTTGAGCCATCGGCGCTGGCTGGTATGGCCGGGCCGCAGCACGTGTGCGGATCGGCGGCCTATCAGCAGATGCATGGCTTTAGCGCCGCCCAGCTGCAAAACGCCATTCATCTGGTGTGGGCGACGGGCGGCGGCATGGTGCCGGAGACGGAAATGGCGCAGTATCTGGCCAAAGGCCGCTGA
- a CDS encoding DUF202 domain-containing protein: MPDSRKARRQQDPGLQPERTSLAWFRTLLGYGALIALAVRHQWYASGMTFWISLTVLALTGLILWRYTRGRNRMDVSHSDFVQPAVVRDKLLIALAVLALSLLFAATHIRQVMVMFTAWQ; encoded by the coding sequence ATGCCGGATAGCCGTAAAGCGCGCCGCCAGCAGGATCCCGGCCTGCAACCTGAGCGCACTTCGCTGGCCTGGTTTCGCACGCTGCTGGGCTATGGCGCGCTGATTGCGCTGGCGGTGAGGCATCAGTGGTATGCATCCGGAATGACGTTCTGGATCTCGCTGACGGTGCTGGCGCTCACCGGGCTGATCCTCTGGCGCTACACGCGCGGGCGTAATCGGATGGATGTCAGCCACAGCGACTTCGTGCAGCCCGCCGTGGTGCGCGACAAGCTACTCATTGCGCTGGCGGTGCTGGCGCTCTCGCTGCTGTTTGCGGCCACGCATATTCGCCAGGTGATGGTCATGTTCACCGCCTGGCAGTAA
- the ibpB gene encoding small heat shock chaperone IbpB, whose product MRNYDLSPLLRQWIGFDKLANALQNTAEGQSFPPYNIEKSDDNHYRITLALAGFRQDDLEIQLEGQRLTIKGTPEKPASEPKWLHQGLVIQPFSLGFTLAEHMEVDNATFTNGLLHIDLTRNVPEAIAPQRIAISERPALNS is encoded by the coding sequence ATGCGTAACTACGATTTGTCCCCACTTCTGCGTCAATGGATCGGTTTTGACAAACTGGCTAATGCGCTGCAAAACACGGCTGAAGGTCAGTCTTTCCCGCCGTACAACATCGAAAAAAGCGACGATAACCACTACCGCATCACGCTGGCGCTGGCCGGGTTCCGTCAGGACGATTTAGAGATCCAACTGGAAGGGCAGCGTCTGACCATCAAAGGCACGCCGGAAAAACCTGCCAGTGAACCGAAATGGCTGCATCAGGGCCTGGTTATCCAGCCGTTCAGCCTGGGCTTCACGCTGGCAGAACATATGGAAGTCGATAACGCGACCTTCACCAATGGCTTGTTGCACATCGATCTGACCCGCAACGTGCCGGAAGCCATTGCGCCGCAGCGTATCGCCATCAGCGAACGCCCTGCGCTGAACAGCTAA
- a CDS encoding YidH family protein translates to MKISRLGEAPDYRFSLANERTFLAWIRTALGFLAAGVGLDQLAPDFATPLIRELLALLLCLFAGGLAIYGYLRWLRNEKAMRLKEDLPYTRTLLVISLILTLVAAVVMVMVFYAG, encoded by the coding sequence ATGAAAATTTCCCGCCTCGGCGAAGCGCCGGACTACCGCTTCTCGTTGGCCAATGAGCGTACCTTTCTGGCATGGATCCGCACGGCACTTGGGTTTTTAGCCGCAGGCGTCGGGCTGGACCAGCTCGCGCCGGATTTTGCCACGCCGCTGATCCGCGAACTGCTGGCACTGCTGTTGTGTCTGTTTGCTGGCGGCCTTGCGATTTACGGTTATCTGCGCTGGCTGCGCAATGAGAAGGCGATGCGGCTGAAAGAAGATTTGCCGTACACTCGCACCCTACTGGTGATCAGCCTTATTCTGACGCTCGTCGCCGCCGTGGTGATGGTGATGGTGTTCTATGCCGGATAG
- a CDS encoding GntR family transcriptional regulator produces MIYKSIAERLRLRLNSSDYNIGSPLPGEKMLAQEFGVARMTIRKAIDLLVGWGLVVRRHGSGTFVARKDVHHETTNLTGFVEVMRQQGKNVSSKVLVFELMPAPPAIASQLRIQINERIYFSRRIRYVDGKPLMLEDSYMPVKLFRNLSLVHLEGSKFDYIEKECGITISGNYESLTPMLADKQLASFINVPEHTPLLRITSLSYSDSGEFLNYSVMYRNTSEYQVDYHLHRIRPETLLTHSPE; encoded by the coding sequence ATGATCTATAAATCCATTGCCGAACGATTACGCCTGCGGCTGAATTCTTCGGATTACAATATTGGCAGTCCGTTACCCGGCGAGAAAATGCTGGCGCAGGAATTTGGCGTGGCGCGGATGACCATCCGCAAGGCGATTGATTTGCTGGTGGGCTGGGGATTAGTGGTGCGCCGTCATGGCAGCGGCACTTTTGTGGCGCGTAAGGATGTCCATCATGAGACCACTAACCTTACCGGCTTTGTGGAGGTGATGCGCCAGCAGGGAAAAAACGTCTCCAGCAAGGTGCTGGTGTTTGAACTGATGCCCGCGCCGCCCGCTATTGCCAGCCAGTTGCGCATTCAGATTAACGAGCGGATATACTTTTCACGCCGCATCCGCTATGTGGATGGCAAACCGCTGATGCTGGAAGACAGTTATATGCCGGTGAAGCTGTTTCGCAACCTGTCGCTGGTGCATCTGGAAGGCTCAAAATTTGATTACATTGAGAAGGAGTGCGGCATTACCATCAGCGGCAATTATGAAAGCCTGACGCCGATGCTGGCGGATAAACAGCTCGCCAGCTTTATCAACGTGCCTGAACATACGCCGCTGCTGCGTATTACGTCCCTTTCTTACAGCGACAGCGGCGAGTTTCTTAACTATTCCGTGATGTATCGTAATACCAGCGAGTACCAGGTGGATTATCACCTGCACCGCATCCGTCCGGAGACCTTGTTAACCCATTCCCCAGAATAA
- a CDS encoding alpha-glucoside-specific PTS transporter subunit IIBC gives MLSQIQRFGGAMFTPVLLFPFAGMIVGIAIMLQNPLFIGESLTRPDSLFFQIIKVIEEGGWAVFRNMPLIFAVGLPLGLAKQAHGRACLAVLISFLTWNYFIGAMGMVWGDFFHVNFNSEPVAGSGLTMIAGIKTLDTSIIGAIVISGLVTAIHNRFYDKSLPVFLGIFQGTSFVVIVAFFVMLPCAWLTLLCWPKVQVAIGSLQTFLSGAGALGVWIYTLLERLLIPTGLHHFVYGPFIFGPAVIEGGLQPYWVQHINEFSQSTQPLKDLFPAGGFAMHGNSKVFGAPGIALAIYFTAAPQNRVKVAGLLIPATLTAILVGITEPLEFTFLFIAPFLFVIHALLAATMTAIMYMAGVVGMFGGGLLNEFLPLNWMPMFHHHASVMVMQLGIGLTFTAIWFVVFRALILRFNLKTPGREESEIKLYSKADYNASQGRTPVAAATKTGQAAGFLHALGGAANIESVNNCATRLRITLVDMAKTQSDDVFKALGAHGVVRRGNAIQVIVGLHVPLVRDQLESLMKAPLSNQPSPLTEVIS, from the coding sequence ATGCTCAGTCAAATACAACGCTTTGGTGGCGCTATGTTCACCCCTGTTTTGCTGTTTCCGTTTGCCGGTATGATCGTTGGTATTGCCATTATGCTGCAAAATCCCCTGTTTATTGGCGAATCGCTGACGCGTCCCGACAGCTTATTTTTTCAAATCATAAAGGTTATTGAAGAGGGCGGATGGGCGGTGTTTCGCAATATGCCGCTTATTTTTGCCGTCGGTTTGCCGCTGGGCCTGGCTAAACAGGCACATGGCCGGGCCTGCCTCGCTGTATTAATTTCTTTTCTGACCTGGAACTATTTTATTGGCGCGATGGGCATGGTCTGGGGCGATTTTTTCCACGTTAATTTCAACAGTGAACCCGTCGCCGGGAGCGGTCTGACGATGATCGCCGGGATTAAAACGCTCGATACCAGCATCATTGGCGCGATTGTCATTTCCGGTCTCGTGACGGCTATTCATAACCGCTTTTATGATAAGAGCCTGCCGGTGTTCCTCGGCATTTTTCAGGGCACCTCTTTTGTGGTGATTGTCGCCTTTTTCGTTATGCTGCCCTGCGCATGGTTAACACTCCTGTGCTGGCCAAAAGTGCAGGTGGCTATCGGGTCGCTGCAAACTTTTTTAAGCGGTGCCGGGGCGCTGGGCGTGTGGATCTATACGTTACTTGAACGGCTGTTAATTCCCACAGGGTTACACCATTTCGTCTATGGCCCCTTTATTTTTGGCCCGGCGGTCATTGAAGGCGGATTACAACCTTACTGGGTTCAGCATATTAATGAATTCAGCCAGAGTACCCAGCCATTAAAAGATCTCTTCCCGGCAGGTGGTTTTGCTATGCACGGTAATTCCAAAGTATTTGGTGCGCCGGGAATTGCACTGGCGATCTATTTTACCGCCGCGCCGCAAAACAGGGTGAAAGTCGCCGGATTATTAATTCCGGCTACCCTGACCGCTATTCTGGTGGGTATTACCGAGCCGCTGGAATTTACCTTCCTGTTTATCGCGCCATTCCTGTTCGTCATTCACGCGCTGTTAGCGGCAACCATGACCGCCATCATGTATATGGCGGGCGTCGTCGGTATGTTCGGCGGCGGCCTGCTCAATGAGTTTTTACCCCTCAACTGGATGCCCATGTTCCATCACCACGCTTCAGTGATGGTTATGCAGCTCGGCATTGGCCTCACGTTCACCGCCATCTGGTTTGTGGTTTTCCGCGCCTTGATCCTGCGCTTTAACCTGAAAACCCCTGGCCGTGAAGAGAGCGAAATCAAACTCTACAGCAAAGCGGATTACAACGCCTCGCAAGGCCGGACGCCTGTGGCGGCCGCGACCAAAACAGGGCAGGCCGCCGGTTTCCTGCATGCGCTGGGCGGCGCGGCAAATATTGAAAGCGTTAATAACTGCGCCACGCGGTTGCGCATCACGCTGGTCGATATGGCGAAAACCCAAAGCGACGATGTTTTTAAAGCCCTGGGCGCGCATGGTGTCGTGCGGCGCGGCAACGCCATTCAGGTGATTGTCGGCCTGCACGTTCCCCTGGTGCGCGATCAGCTGGAAAGCCTGATGAAAGCTCCGTTATCAAACCAACCATCTCCCCTGACAGAGGTCATATCATGA
- a CDS encoding putative transporter: MSEIALTVSILALVAVVGLWIGNIKIRGVGFGIGGVLFGGIIVGHFVDQAGIGLSSDMLHVMQEFGLILFVYTIGIQVGPGFFASLRVSGLRLNLFAVLIVVMGGLVTTLLHKLFAIPLPVVLGIFSGAVTNTPALGAGQQILRDLGTPGVIVDQMGMSYAMAYPFGICGILLTMWLMRRLFRVNIDHEALQHEHSAGNGHPQLKTMNIRVENPNLNRMAIQDVPVLNSDNIICSRLKRDDTLMVPSPSTLIMHGDLLHLVGQEADLRNALVVIGQEVDTSLSTRGTDLRVERVVVTNEKVLGKKIRDLHLKQRFDVVISRLNRAGVELVASSHASLQFGDILNLVGRQASIDAVAAEVGNAQQKLQQVQMLPVCIGIGLGVLLGSIPLYVPGFPVALKLGLAGGPLIMALILGRIGSIGKLYWFMPPSANLALRELGIVLFLAVVGLKSGGDFIDTLINGDGLNWMGYGILITAVPLIAVGLLARIFTKMNYLTLCGMLAGSMTDPPALAFANGLHATSGAAALSYATVYPLVMFLRIITPQLLAVLFWGMG, encoded by the coding sequence ATGAGTGAGATAGCGTTAACGGTCAGTATTCTGGCGCTGGTTGCTGTCGTGGGTTTGTGGATCGGCAATATCAAAATCCGTGGCGTGGGCTTCGGGATTGGCGGCGTGCTGTTTGGCGGTATTATCGTCGGGCATTTTGTCGATCAGGCCGGGATTGGCCTCAGCAGCGACATGCTGCACGTGATGCAGGAGTTTGGGCTGATCCTCTTTGTTTACACCATCGGCATTCAGGTCGGGCCGGGCTTTTTCGCCTCGCTGCGGGTGTCGGGATTACGCCTTAATTTGTTCGCCGTGCTGATCGTCGTGATGGGCGGGCTGGTTACCACTCTGCTGCACAAGCTTTTTGCCATTCCGTTACCGGTAGTGCTGGGGATTTTCTCCGGCGCGGTCACCAACACGCCTGCGCTGGGCGCGGGTCAGCAAATCCTGCGGGATTTAGGCACGCCGGGCGTCATCGTCGATCAGATGGGCATGAGTTACGCGATGGCCTATCCGTTCGGCATTTGCGGCATTCTGCTCACCATGTGGCTTATGCGGCGGCTGTTTCGCGTCAATATCGATCATGAAGCGCTACAGCATGAGCACAGTGCCGGTAACGGTCACCCCCAGCTTAAAACCATGAATATTCGCGTGGAAAACCCCAATCTGAACCGCATGGCGATCCAGGATGTGCCGGTACTTAACAGCGACAACATTATCTGCTCCCGTCTCAAACGCGATGACACCCTGATGGTGCCGTCGCCTTCCACGTTGATCATGCACGGCGACCTGCTGCACCTCGTCGGTCAGGAGGCGGATCTGCGTAACGCGCTGGTGGTGATTGGGCAGGAAGTCGATACCTCGCTCTCGACACGCGGTACCGATCTGCGCGTTGAACGTGTCGTGGTCACCAACGAAAAGGTGCTCGGCAAAAAAATTCGCGATCTGCACCTCAAGCAACGTTTTGACGTGGTGATCTCGCGCCTCAACCGCGCCGGGGTGGAGCTGGTGGCCAGCAGCCATGCCAGCCTGCAATTTGGCGATATCCTCAACCTGGTAGGGCGTCAGGCGTCTATTGATGCGGTGGCTGCCGAAGTGGGGAACGCGCAGCAAAAACTCCAGCAGGTGCAGATGCTGCCGGTGTGTATCGGCATCGGCCTCGGCGTGCTGTTAGGCTCCATTCCGCTGTACGTGCCGGGTTTTCCGGTGGCGTTAAAACTCGGGCTGGCGGGCGGGCCGCTGATTATGGCGCTGATCCTCGGACGTATCGGCAGCATCGGCAAGCTGTACTGGTTTATGCCGCCCAGTGCCAACCTCGCACTGCGTGAACTGGGGATTGTGCTGTTTCTGGCGGTCGTCGGCTTAAAATCCGGGGGCGATTTTATCGACACGCTGATTAACGGCGACGGCCTTAACTGGATGGGCTACGGCATACTGATCACCGCCGTGCCGCTGATCGCCGTCGGTCTGCTGGCGCGTATTTTTACGAAAATGAACTACCTGACGCTGTGCGGTATGCTGGCCGGTTCAATGACCGATCCCCCGGCGCTCGCCTTCGCCAACGGCCTGCATGCCACCAGCGGCGCGGCCGCGCTCTCCTATGCCACGGTGTACCCGCTGGTGATGTTTCTGCGCATCATCACTCCGCAGCTGCTGGCGGTATTATTCTGGGGAATGGGTTAA
- the ibpA gene encoding small heat shock chaperone IbpA, with the protein MRNFDLSPLYRSAIGFDRLFNLLENNQTQSNGGYPPYNVELVDENHYRIAIAVAGFAESELEITAQDNVLVVKGAHAADQKERTYLYQGIAERNFERKFQLAENIHVRGANLVNGLLFIDLERVIPEAHKPRRIEIN; encoded by the coding sequence ATGCGTAACTTCGATCTTTCTCCGCTGTACCGTTCTGCCATTGGTTTCGATCGCCTGTTCAACCTGTTAGAAAATAATCAAACTCAAAGTAACGGCGGCTACCCTCCGTATAACGTTGAGCTGGTTGACGAAAACCACTACCGCATCGCCATTGCCGTTGCCGGTTTTGCAGAAAGCGAGCTGGAGATCACCGCCCAGGACAACGTGCTGGTGGTGAAAGGCGCCCATGCCGCCGACCAGAAAGAGCGCACCTACCTCTATCAGGGCATCGCCGAACGTAACTTCGAGCGCAAATTCCAGTTAGCCGAAAACATTCATGTGCGTGGCGCTAACCTGGTCAACGGCCTGCTGTTTATCGATCTGGAACGCGTCATTCCGGAAGCGCACAAACCGCGCCGTATCGAAATCAACTAA
- a CDS encoding YceK/YidQ family lipoprotein, with amino-acid sequence MKNVLLTLAVVSGMMSIGGCSSVMSHTGGKEGIYPGTSASTKMLGDDDTSIGMKSLVALDMPFTAVVDTLLLPWDLFRKDNSLRSRVEKSEQANLATNSVIPPAVGP; translated from the coding sequence ATGAAAAACGTTCTTCTAACACTGGCTGTCGTAAGCGGGATGATGTCGATCGGCGGTTGCTCCAGCGTGATGTCCCATACCGGCGGCAAAGAGGGTATTTACCCCGGCACCAGCGCCAGCACAAAAATGCTCGGCGATGATGACACCAGCATCGGCATGAAATCGCTGGTGGCGCTGGATATGCCCTTTACGGCGGTAGTGGATACGCTGCTGCTGCCCTGGGATTTATTCCGCAAAGACAATTCATTGCGATCGCGCGTCGAGAAAAGCGAGCAGGCGAATCTGGCAACTAACTCCGTGATCCCGCCCGCCGTCGGTCCCTGA
- a CDS encoding DUF3748 domain-containing protein, with the protein MKQITFAAQHYQLTNTQTWTPDSQWLVYDVRPSGASFTGRTIERVNVHTGAVEVIYTAPEGAHVGVVTVHPAAEKYVFIHGPENPDAEWQYDFHHRRGVVTHAGHTRNLDAMDITAPFTPGALRGGSHVHVYSPNGDYVSFTYNDHVMHTLSPARDLRNVGVAAPFGPVSPPCTHPREYAGSHWCVLVSTTTPAPRPGSDDINRAYEEGWVGNHALAFIGDTLSMDGEKVPELFIVSLPRTEAAWKQAGDRPLAGTPDTLPAPPAGVMQKRLTFTHDRPFPGLVSTPRHWVRSNPQATAIAFLMRDEQGIVQLWLISPEGGEPRQLTHNASDIQSAFNWHPSGNALGFVLENRIAMCDAQRGDITFLTTDHENAPAADAVVFSPDGRHIAWMEETQGYRQLWLTATGS; encoded by the coding sequence ATGAAACAAATCACTTTTGCAGCACAACACTATCAGCTGACCAATACCCAAACCTGGACGCCGGACAGCCAGTGGCTGGTGTATGACGTGCGGCCCTCTGGTGCCTCTTTTACCGGGCGTACCATTGAGCGCGTGAATGTGCACACCGGTGCCGTCGAGGTGATTTACACCGCCCCTGAGGGGGCGCACGTCGGCGTGGTGACGGTGCATCCCGCCGCGGAAAAATATGTCTTTATCCACGGCCCGGAAAACCCCGACGCAGAGTGGCAGTACGATTTTCACCACCGGCGCGGCGTGGTGACGCACGCAGGTCACACCCGTAATCTGGATGCGATGGATATCACCGCACCCTTCACCCCCGGCGCACTGCGGGGCGGCAGCCATGTGCATGTCTACAGTCCGAACGGTGACTACGTCAGCTTTACCTATAACGATCACGTGATGCATACGCTCTCCCCGGCGCGGGATCTGCGCAACGTCGGTGTGGCAGCCCCCTTTGGCCCGGTAAGCCCACCGTGCACGCATCCGCGGGAATATGCCGGCAGCCACTGGTGCGTGCTGGTCAGCACTACTACCCCCGCACCGCGACCGGGCAGCGATGACATCAACCGGGCTTACGAAGAAGGCTGGGTGGGAAACCACGCGCTGGCATTTATCGGCGATACGCTGTCGATGGACGGAGAGAAAGTCCCTGAGCTGTTTATCGTCTCGTTGCCGCGAACTGAGGCGGCCTGGAAGCAGGCGGGCGATCGGCCATTAGCCGGAACGCCTGATACGCTGCCCGCGCCACCCGCAGGCGTCATGCAAAAACGGCTGACTTTTACCCACGATCGGCCTTTTCCGGGGCTGGTGAGCACGCCGCGCCACTGGGTGCGCAGCAATCCGCAGGCGACTGCCATTGCGTTTCTGATGCGTGATGAGCAGGGTATTGTTCAGTTATGGCTGATATCGCCGGAGGGCGGGGAGCCGCGCCAGCTGACGCACAATGCCAGCGATATTCAGTCCGCATTTAACTGGCATCCGTCAGGTAATGCGCTGGGCTTTGTGCTGGAAAACCGCATAGCGATGTGTGACGCGCAACGCGGCGACATCACCTTTCTGACAACCGATCATGAGAATGCACCAGCCGCAGACGCGGTAGTCTTTTCGCCGGACGGGCGACACATCGCCTGGATGGAAGAGACGCAGGGGTACCGTCAACTGTGGTTAACGGCAACCGGATCATAA